Below is a genomic region from Bradyrhizobium sp. 1(2017).
TGCCCCCAAGAATGCCAAGGTGCTGTCCAAGCCCGTGCATCTGCGCGAATTGGTCAGCGAAGTGAACAAGATGCTGGCGGCCTGAATCGGCCCCCTTCCGTCCTTGCGCCGGCTCCCTTGAGCCGTTATAGGGACCCCACCCGACGTAAGTGGACTTTTAGGGCACGTAGCTCAGCGGGAGAGCACTACCTTGACATGGTAGGGGTCACAGGTTCGATCCCTGTCGTGCCCACCATCCTTCGCTCGCGAAGCGAGAGAAGGATGCCACGCCCAAGCCCAAAGGGTGAAGGCGGGCCGCCGCGAGCTACGGCTCGGCAAGCCACCAATCAATATAAATGCAAAGCGTGTCCGGCCTTGGTTCGAAGAGCGTAGACGGACTGGCACCTCTTGCCCGGTATCCTGGAACGCCCCGAAGCCATCAGGCATTGTTCCGCCATGGCCAAGCTCTCCACAAAACCCTTTAGCCGCGGCGATCATGTCAGTTGGAATTCCGAGGCCGGCCGCGTGCGGGGCCATATCCTGCGCGTCCACACCAGGGACGTCGATTACAAGGGCTATACGCACCACGCCACGCCGGATGATCCGCAATACGAGATCAAGAGCGACAAGACCGATCACGTCGCCCTCCACAAGGGCCGGGCGCTGCGGCGGCTGCGCACGTAACGGCAGGCTCTCGGCGCCAACATCAAGTTGAGTTATCGTCTTCTGATGTGAGGTCACCGGTGAGGAAATGCGAATGATGCGGGCAGCAGGCCTTGCCGTGGCGATACTGGCGCTGATGGCGCCATGCGCCGACGCCGCGGTTATCGACTGGCAGGCCGAGCTGCAGCGCTGCCGTGCCCTGCGCGAGAGCGTCGCGCCGCTGCTTCAAGCCGGCGAGGGGATATCCGCCGTCGGCCGCTCCAGCAGGTCGGTCCGCCGTTGCATCTGGATCCAGCGCATCGCCGTGCGCAAGAAAATCCCCGGCGCTGAGCTTTGGTAGCGCCGGCGCCGGCAAGCCGGACTTGCTGATCCCCGCAAAGTTCATCGGTCAGAGACCGGATTTGTCCCTAGCCGTAGGGACAGACTTTCGCCGCGGCCGGAGCGACATTGCGTCGGCGCGAAATATAATACAGGGGAGGACATCATGATCAGGCACTGCCTTGCCGCATTGTGCGTTTGCACCGCAATGGTTCTCGCCATTCCCGGCGCAAGGGCCGATATCAAGGTGGGAATCGTGGTGTCCGCTTCGGGGCCGGGCTCGGCGCTCGGGCAGCCGCAGATGCGGACGGTTGCGGCGCTCCCGAAGGAAATTGGCGGCGAGAAGATCGTCTACATCGCCCTCGACGACGAATCGGATTCGACCAAGGGCATCCAGAACGCCCGGCGGCTCGTCATTCAGGACGGTGTCGACGTCCTCATCGGCTCCTCGCTGACGCCGGTGACGATGCCGATGCTCGATGTCGCCTGGGAAGCCAAGACGCCGATCATCTCGCTGGCCGCGGCGACAGCCATCGTCCAACCGATGGACGAACGCCGCAAATGGGCCTTCAAGGTCGTTCCCAACGACGATTTGATGGCTCTCGCGATCCTCAAGCATATCGCCAAATCGGGTGCGAAGACGCTCGGCTATATCGGCGTCTCCGACGGCTATGGCGAGGGCTACTACAAGGAAGTGAGCAGGCTTGCTCCCGGCTTCGGCCTGACCCTGACCACGCACGAAGTCTATGCGCGCGCCGATACCAGCGTGACCGGCCAGGCTCTCAAGGTCATGGCGACAAATCCGGACGCCGTCTTCATCGCCTCGGCGGGCACGCCGGCGGTGCTGCCGCAGCAGGCGCTCCGCGAGCGCGGCTATTCCGGCAAGATCTACCAGACCCACGGCGTGGCCACCGAGGAATTCATCAAGCTCGGCGGAGCCAGCGTCGAAGGCGCCGTCTTCACCGGCGAGGCGTTCACGATCGCGGACGATCTGCCGGCGGACGATCCGTTCCGCAAGGTCCGGGACGAATTGCTGTCCGCCTACGAGAAGGCGAACGGGCAGAAGCCGAACATCTTCGCCGCGCATCTGTGGGATTCGATCGCGCTGCTCAAGACGGCGATACCGAATGCAATGAAGACCGCGAAACCCGGCACGGCAGAATTTCGCGCCGCCCTTCGTGACGAGCTCGAGCGCGGCAAGAACGTGTATCTGAACAACGGCCTGTCCACGATGAGCCCGACCGATCACAATGGCTACGACGAGCGCTCGGCGTTCCTGATCAAGGTGGAAGGAGGCCGCTTCAGGCTGATGAAGTAGCTGCGGCTTTTCCTTCGTGTGACACGTCGCGTCCGGCGAGGCAACCGAGCCGCCTACGCGGGCCTGCCTTTCCCAGCGCCCAGCAGTAAGTCCTTCAGCCCGGTCGGAAACAGGCTCGGGCCGCCTTCGACGTCGAGATCGGCGAGGTCGAACCAGCGCGCGACGACGTGCGCGCCGTTGTCCTCGCTGAAGTCGATGCGGTCCTGATCGCGGAACGCGACATCGGGAAACCCGACCTCGGAGATGAACATCACCTCGTGCCCGGTAGCTCCCTCGTGCACGAAGATGTTCTCCAGCATCAAAGCCTCGCCCTTGAGGACGATGTCGATGCCGAGCTCTTCGTTGAATTCGCGCACCAGGGCTGTCCGCCAGCTCTCGCCGAACTCGATCTCGCCGCCGAGCGGCCGCACTCCCTTGATCCGGCCGGCATCGTCGCGCACCTCGGCCGCGAGCAGCCGCCCGTCCCGCCAGTGCAGGCCGATCGCGACGACCCTGATATGGGCGTGAGGACGCCATGTGGTCATGGGGGCACCGTTAGGGCGTGTACTCGTGAATGACGATGTCGGCTCCTCATGGCTGAGCGGGAATGGTCTGGTCGGTTGAGCATTACCGCTGGTGAACCCGAACGGGGCTCCACGCGGTTCTTAACGAGTGCGTGTTCAGCCGCCTAGCTTCCTCAATCGCTGCGGCGGCACGGGTGAACAGCTTTTCACCGGCGTCTGGAGCATCGGCCATACCCTGTAACTAACATGGGTTAAATCCGGTTCTCTCCCCCGGAGAACTAAAGCGACTTACAAACGTTCACCCGCATCACCGGCCAAGGCCTTGCCAGGCGTCGGTGGCTGAGAGACCGATTGCGCTCCCGCCTGACAGGGAGCGGTCCCATGCCCCGCCGCCTTCGGTTTGCTGATCGCGTGATGCATCTTCGCCATCTGGAGCAGGCGGAGCGGCACATCATCCAAGGTGAACGACGGATTGCTGAACAAGAGGACCGGATTGATGGGCTTGCGCGTCGCGGCTACGACGTAACAGCGGCGAGAAACCTGCTGGACAGTTTCTATGCGAGCCAAGAACTCTTCATCCAACACCGGGACGAAATTCTTGAGGCGCTGGAACCGTAAGCCGGGGTGACCCATAGCCAATTCGGCACCGGATTGCATTACCTTGTAGGTCTCCCTTACTATGAGAACATCGTCTCTTCAGTTGCGGTCTTGCCATGACCACCTTGCAACCCAACTTCCGGTCGCCGGACGCCTTGATGATGGAGGCACAAAACGCCTGGCGTCGGTTGTTCGAGTATTCTCCGGTTCCAGTGCTGTTGCTCACGCCGGACCTCAAAATCGTCAACGCGAATGAGAGCTACCTTCACGAGGTAATGCGATCGCGGGAGGCGCTGGCCGGATTGCAAATGTTCGAGGCATTTCCCGACAACCCGTATGCGGCGCTTGCAGATGGCGTCAACAAGCTGGGTGCTTCATTCGAAAAGGCGCTTCATGAAGGGCGTGGGCAGACCATGGCACTGCAACGATATGATATCCAGCCGGAGGGGCGTCCGTGGCAGGTGCGCTATTGGCATCCAAAGAATTGGCCCGTGTTCGATGATAACGGTTCGATCATTGCGCTGGTTCACCATGTGACTGACGCCACTGCGGCCGTGCTGTCGAGCAGAGACGGGTCGCATGCGCCCGTTCTTCTGAAGCCACATCCTCTGAATGATCCTTTGCAACGCGCTGACATGGCTATTTTGCAGGCGCGTATGCTCGTGAGGGAAACGCAGGAGGCGCTCGCACGATCCCGAGCATCGGTTGAAGAGCTGGTTGCTCCCACGAGGCGGAAATATTGATTGTTCCTGGCGGCAAGAGGCCAGCCCAAGGGAGCCGCTGCCTGACACGTTCCTCCGAACTACGCCTTTGCCCGACGACAGCCGCATCGTGGGCTTCTTCGGTCAGCCCCACAACTTCCGGTCGCCGACTAGCTTGCGAGGCTAACAATCGTCCGAGACGGACTTCCGCTTCTGGCCCCAGAAGCCGACATGGCAACCGTGATCACCCGCGTCCACTTTTGATAATAGAGCGGATGCCTCACTGAAAAGCCTGGAAGCGATGAAGCTGTTCGACTGTCACCGTGGCCTTTCGTTCGATCCATTCGATGCGCGGTCCGAATGCTATGGCTTCTCACGTCGAAGACGATAAAGTGCGTCTATTGCTGGTTCTGCCGCTCCTCCCCCGGGTATCCGCCGCCTCCGCTGGCAGTGGAGATCGGCAAGGTGCCGTTCGACCGGACAGTGATTTGGAGATGCTCCATGAAACTCGCGCATGATGGCGTGCAGCTGTCCTTTGACATCGCGGGGGCGGGGCCACTTCAATTCCTGTTCGTCCATGGCCTGGGCGGGGATCGCACGCATTTTGCGCCGCAGATGGAGTATTTCGCCCGTCAAGGTCGGGCGTTGAATGCCGAGCTGCGGGGGCATGGTGAGAGCGACAAGCCGCAACAGGCGTATTCGATCGAAGGCTTCGCTGACGATCTCGTCTGGCTGTGCAACCAACAGCAGATCACAAAGCCTGTCATCGTGGGTCAAAGCATGGGTGGCAACATGGCGCTCGAAATCGCCGCCCGCTATCCGGACTTTCCCGCGGGCCTGGTGCTGCTCGATTCAGGGGTGCTCTTCCCGGCCTCGGCAGGGGCGGTGTTCGCCGAGTATCTGGAGGGCTTGAAGGGCGCGAATTTTGCGGACGAGGCACGGAAAATCGTGGCGGACTCCTGTCTGCCGACCGACAGATGCCGCGCCCATGTTGAACGGACCTTTCTGGCGACGCCCCAGCACGTGCTGGTGTCCACGTTTACAAGTCTGTTCCCCTGGGATGTGAATCGGGCGCGCGAGTGCGCCCAGGCGTGCCGGGCCCCGGTGCTCTACATCGAAGCGGCCCATCGGCTCGCGGATCTGGATCGCCTTGCGTTGCTGTGCCCGCAACTGGTCACGGCCAAGGCCGTCGGCTCCGGACATTTCCTGTCGCTGGAAGTGCCGGAGCAGATCAACCCGATGATCGACCGGTTTATCGCGCTCTACGTGCGAAGCCACGGGTAAGCTTCATCGCTGCCGGGGCCGTGCGGCGATCGATCACCTCACTCACCCCCGTTGCGCCGACCTCGGCGGCGCCGTGATCACGCTACCGAATATTTTTTCACCGCCGCCTCGTCCCACGCGATCCCGTTGCCGGGCTCCTCGCTCGGCAGCGCAAAGCCGTCCTTGATCTTCAGTCGCGTCGAAAGCACCGCGTCGGCCCAGTCGACATATTCCAGCCAATGCGCGGTCGGGGTCACGCAGAGCAGATGCGCGCTCACCTCCGAGAACAGGTGCGTCGACATCTCGATGCCGGCGGCGTGGGCCAGCGAGGCGGCGCGGAGCCAGCCGGTGACGCCGCCGATGCGCTGCACGTCAGGCATCACGTAGTCGCAGGCCTCCGCTGTCAGCGCTGATTGCATCGAGAACGCGCTGTCAAAGTTCTCGCCGATCTGGACCGGCGTGTGCAGCGCGTCGGCGATGCGGGCGCAGCCGGCATAGTCGTCGTGGCGGATCGGCTCCTCGATCCAGGTGAGGCCCTCGTCGTCGAGCATCTCGCCGCGGCGGATGGCCTCGGTGACCGTCAGCGCCTGATTGTAGTCGCACATCAGCGTGACCTGATCGCCGACCGCCTTGCGCACCGCGCGCACCACGGCGAGGTCCTCCCGCGCATCGGGCCGGCCGACGCGAATTTTGGCCGCCCCGAAACCCTCGGCCAGCAGCTTGTGGGCCTCCTCCACCGCGGCG
It encodes:
- a CDS encoding ABC transporter substrate-binding protein, giving the protein MVLAIPGARADIKVGIVVSASGPGSALGQPQMRTVAALPKEIGGEKIVYIALDDESDSTKGIQNARRLVIQDGVDVLIGSSLTPVTMPMLDVAWEAKTPIISLAAATAIVQPMDERRKWAFKVVPNDDLMALAILKHIAKSGAKTLGYIGVSDGYGEGYYKEVSRLAPGFGLTLTTHEVYARADTSVTGQALKVMATNPDAVFIASAGTPAVLPQQALRERGYSGKIYQTHGVATEEFIKLGGASVEGAVFTGEAFTIADDLPADDPFRKVRDELLSAYEKANGQKPNIFAAHLWDSIALLKTAIPNAMKTAKPGTAEFRAALRDELERGKNVYLNNGLSTMSPTDHNGYDERSAFLIKVEGGRFRLMK
- a CDS encoding enolase C-terminal domain-like protein — encoded protein: MTETIRIKRFQARPVIVPMNLPLQTSTGSVAKAPLVLIDCETDQGVRGHAYLFSITPSALKPLTAMVTEMSDLLAGDELLPFEIERKLAQRFTLLGLAGLQRLAQSGIDMAAWDALARSKGLPLACLLGGAPKPVRAYNSKGLGIMPAGAAVEEAHKLLAEGFGAAKIRVGRPDAREDLAVVRAVRKAVGDQVTLMCDYNQALTVTEAIRRGEMLDDEGLTWIEEPIRHDDYAGCARIADALHTPVQIGENFDSAFSMQSALTAEACDYVMPDVQRIGGVTGWLRAASLAHAAGIEMSTHLFSEVSAHLLCVTPTAHWLEYVDWADAVLSTRLKIKDGFALPSEEPGNGIAWDEAAVKKYSVA
- a CDS encoding DUF2945 domain-containing protein — translated: MAKLSTKPFSRGDHVSWNSEAGRVRGHILRVHTRDVDYKGYTHHATPDDPQYEIKSDKTDHVALHKGRALRRLRT
- a CDS encoding alpha/beta fold hydrolase; protein product: MKLAHDGVQLSFDIAGAGPLQFLFVHGLGGDRTHFAPQMEYFARQGRALNAELRGHGESDKPQQAYSIEGFADDLVWLCNQQQITKPVIVGQSMGGNMALEIAARYPDFPAGLVLLDSGVLFPASAGAVFAEYLEGLKGANFADEARKIVADSCLPTDRCRAHVERTFLATPQHVLVSTFTSLFPWDVNRARECAQACRAPVLYIEAAHRLADLDRLALLCPQLVTAKAVGSGHFLSLEVPEQINPMIDRFIALYVRSHG
- a CDS encoding PAS domain-containing protein → MTTLQPNFRSPDALMMEAQNAWRRLFEYSPVPVLLLTPDLKIVNANESYLHEVMRSREALAGLQMFEAFPDNPYAALADGVNKLGASFEKALHEGRGQTMALQRYDIQPEGRPWQVRYWHPKNWPVFDDNGSIIALVHHVTDATAAVLSSRDGSHAPVLLKPHPLNDPLQRADMAILQARMLVRETQEALARSRASVEELVAPTRRKY
- a CDS encoding NUDIX hydrolase, giving the protein MTTWRPHAHIRVVAIGLHWRDGRLLAAEVRDDAGRIKGVRPLGGEIEFGESWRTALVREFNEELGIDIVLKGEALMLENIFVHEGATGHEVMFISEVGFPDVAFRDQDRIDFSEDNGAHVVARWFDLADLDVEGGPSLFPTGLKDLLLGAGKGRPA